From the genome of Gemmatimonas phototrophica, one region includes:
- a CDS encoding DUF58 domain-containing protein has protein sequence MSVAPAAFLDPALLAKISDLALLARTVVDGFMHGQHRSMRKGSSLDFAEHRSYQPGDDLRRIDWRVYGRTDRFYIKEYDADTNASVLFAVDTSGSMNYGSGAVTKFAYARMLTASLAWLSKSQGDRVGLATFTQELVDVIPPSVRHLQRMLHTLAATKAGGPSQLIASLEKVGLLSQRAGILVLITDCYEQPDAVGRAVDALRMHGHDVIVFHVVDPAERDLPGDDDTTFEDAESGALLPLKPSALRDKYKTLVSAHHTALQARLTAAGADYVRLDTSEPLDRALHSYLDARLTRSRVR, from the coding sequence GTGTCCGTAGCCCCGGCGGCCTTTCTCGACCCTGCCCTGCTCGCGAAGATCTCGGATCTCGCGCTGCTCGCGCGTACGGTCGTGGATGGATTCATGCACGGCCAGCACCGTTCCATGCGCAAAGGATCGTCACTCGACTTTGCGGAGCATCGCTCGTACCAGCCGGGCGATGACCTGCGGCGCATTGACTGGCGCGTGTACGGTCGCACCGACCGGTTCTACATCAAGGAGTATGACGCAGACACCAACGCGAGTGTGCTGTTTGCGGTCGATACCTCGGGGAGCATGAACTACGGCAGCGGGGCGGTGACCAAATTCGCCTACGCCCGCATGTTGACAGCCAGTCTGGCCTGGCTATCCAAGTCGCAGGGTGACCGGGTGGGGCTGGCCACGTTCACGCAGGAACTGGTGGATGTCATTCCGCCATCGGTTCGCCATCTGCAGCGTATGCTGCACACGCTGGCCGCGACCAAGGCGGGTGGCCCGAGTCAGCTCATTGCGTCATTGGAGAAGGTGGGGCTGCTCTCGCAGCGGGCCGGCATTCTCGTGCTCATTACCGACTGCTACGAACAGCCGGATGCGGTTGGGCGGGCAGTGGACGCGCTGCGCATGCACGGGCACGATGTGATCGTGTTTCATGTGGTAGACCCGGCGGAGCGGGACTTGCCCGGTGATGACGACACGACATTTGAGGATGCCGAAAGCGGTGCGCTGCTGCCGCTCAAGCCCAGTGCCCTGCGCGACAAGTACAAAACGCTGGTGTCCGCACATCACACCGCGCTGCAGGCGCGTCTGACGGCCGCAGGAGCGGACTACGTGCGACTCGATACCAGCGAACCCCTGGACCGGGCGCTCCACAGCTATCTCGACGCGCGCCTGACGCGCAGCCGGGTGCGCTGA
- a CDS encoding vWA domain-containing protein, with amino-acid sequence MGFLVPAFLAGLAALAIPLLLHLRHRDRDKPQPFPSLMFLEQLTIRTEQRQRVSDWPLLLLRLLALALLVLAFSRPLFRSRGVAAGDSRSKAVVLLIDRSLSMGYEGTWARALDSARAIIGRSGNGDRVAVVAYDDVAETRQRLTTDKAAASGALAGLSPQPRGTRLAPALRVARQLLLDAPFAAAEIVVISDLQRAGAVGVAGVELPAGVAVRGLAVGPEQWENSTVHAVDVRRVLSGERTLLAVKARIQRHGGTAPQQRSVRLVLNGREAASQAVTLSNSGESVVTFDPVPAPEGAVAVQLALSPDALAADDTLVAVVPRDNDVPVTLIGGGGTPTLFLERALSIGRAPSIRVERESGRVRPSARTGVLLYWDVVPNENIASWLEAGGGAVVVVGPQLGARRGSLSPLLPVTVAGAADRLSDRGGTLRDVRTEHPLFAPFREVPDALGAVRLFRYTRLDATTEGDVLARFDDGLPAVVERRIGDGRVLVLALPLDNSGGDFPLQPAFLPFVRQLVMHASGRDAMPLWRTTGERWAVPGTLTTPVVEAPDGSLIRPMVDSLGAAVLLTDAGVYRGYSERVGGEAGALLAVNVPTSESVLTPMDTTELLLGVRTGMDSARATGDAPLSDEDLERRQSPWRLLLVVALVLLAAETLVATRGRRGTARRVVSPSRTTTP; translated from the coding sequence ATGGGCTTCCTCGTTCCCGCGTTCCTTGCCGGACTGGCGGCACTGGCCATCCCGTTGCTGCTGCATTTGCGGCATCGTGACCGCGACAAGCCGCAGCCGTTTCCGTCGCTGATGTTCCTTGAGCAGCTCACCATCCGTACCGAGCAGCGCCAACGGGTAAGTGATTGGCCCCTGTTGCTGTTGCGGTTGCTGGCGCTCGCGCTACTGGTCCTCGCGTTCTCGCGACCGCTGTTCCGGTCGCGCGGGGTCGCCGCTGGTGATAGCCGCAGCAAAGCGGTGGTGTTGCTGATCGACCGGTCGCTAAGCATGGGCTACGAGGGGACGTGGGCACGGGCCCTTGATTCCGCGCGGGCAATCATTGGCCGCTCCGGCAACGGGGATCGCGTGGCCGTGGTCGCATACGATGACGTTGCCGAAACCCGGCAGCGACTGACCACCGACAAGGCGGCGGCCAGTGGTGCCTTGGCGGGGCTCTCCCCGCAGCCCCGCGGAACGCGACTGGCACCGGCGCTGCGGGTGGCGCGTCAGCTGCTGCTCGATGCGCCCTTTGCGGCGGCGGAGATTGTCGTCATCTCCGACTTGCAGCGCGCCGGCGCGGTAGGGGTGGCAGGGGTGGAGCTGCCCGCAGGCGTTGCGGTGCGCGGGCTCGCGGTGGGGCCGGAGCAATGGGAGAACAGCACGGTGCACGCGGTGGATGTACGCCGGGTGCTCAGCGGCGAGCGCACATTGCTGGCCGTAAAGGCGCGGATCCAGCGCCATGGGGGTACCGCACCGCAACAGCGCAGCGTGCGTCTGGTGCTGAATGGGCGTGAAGCCGCCTCGCAGGCCGTAACGCTTTCGAACAGTGGCGAGTCTGTAGTCACGTTTGATCCGGTACCCGCCCCCGAAGGGGCGGTGGCGGTACAGCTCGCCCTGTCCCCCGATGCGCTGGCCGCCGATGATACGCTCGTGGCGGTCGTACCTCGCGACAACGACGTGCCGGTCACGCTGATTGGCGGCGGTGGAACGCCGACCCTCTTTCTGGAGCGGGCACTCAGCATTGGGCGGGCGCCATCCATTCGCGTGGAGCGGGAGTCCGGTCGAGTACGTCCTTCAGCGCGGACAGGCGTACTGCTGTACTGGGATGTTGTACCCAACGAGAATATTGCGTCGTGGCTGGAAGCCGGTGGCGGGGCGGTGGTGGTCGTGGGCCCGCAACTTGGTGCGCGTCGTGGCTCCCTGTCTCCGTTGCTGCCGGTCACGGTGGCTGGCGCGGCCGATCGGTTGAGCGATCGTGGTGGCACGTTGCGTGACGTGCGTACCGAGCACCCACTCTTTGCCCCATTCCGTGAAGTGCCCGATGCTCTGGGTGCTGTACGATTGTTCCGGTACACCCGCCTTGATGCGACGACCGAGGGGGATGTACTGGCGCGCTTTGACGATGGACTGCCGGCGGTGGTTGAACGCCGCATAGGTGACGGGCGTGTGCTGGTGCTGGCCCTGCCGCTTGATAACAGCGGTGGTGATTTCCCGTTGCAGCCGGCGTTTCTCCCCTTTGTGCGGCAACTGGTGATGCACGCCTCGGGGCGCGATGCCATGCCGCTCTGGCGCACGACCGGCGAGCGGTGGGCTGTTCCGGGCACACTCACCACGCCAGTGGTCGAGGCGCCGGATGGTTCACTGATCCGGCCGATGGTCGATTCTCTTGGCGCGGCCGTGCTTCTCACCGACGCCGGCGTGTATCGCGGCTACAGCGAGCGGGTGGGTGGTGAAGCCGGCGCGCTGCTGGCGGTCAATGTCCCGACGTCCGAGTCGGTGCTCACGCCCATGGATACCACCGAGCTGTTGCTGGGCGTGCGGACAGGAATGGACAGTGCCCGCGCCACCGGCGATGCGCCGCTAAGTGATGAAGACCTTGAGCGGCGGCAGTCGCCGTGGCGTCTGTTGTTGGTGGTGGCGCTGGTGCTGCTCGCCGCGGAAACGCTGGTGGCAACCCGTGGCCGCCGTGGTACCGCCCGCCGTGTTGTTTCGCCGTCTCGCACAACCACGCCATGA
- a CDS encoding DUF4175 family protein: MSPDRQLLTILSALRRQWRLRVGVESLVWLATAVVLAVLSALLVTRLFAGSETGPVVARAVGYGLIAGALVRGLLMPLLRRASDERFALYVEEREPALKQALLTAVQEAHVPERDRPSPTLSARLMSRAVTAIRPLESQMSLERPQMIRAGQLFGAVSLGAAALLIFGPQAVRDGARVLFMPFGTAQAAVPVRMLSVTPGNMSVPRGGAIEVEAALVGFAASNAELVFRSDSAGAWQRLPMAPDADSSRFSSRLFDIVQPTEYYVESADVKSAVYTLTVNDLPAVSRVSLDLRYPAYSGMPAEHIEDTGDLAAVVGTTVTVRAKVTRAVAGGSLRFDDGRAVAMTRESDSTVVGSFTVQKSGFYHVDLSTADGTMVAGGVEYVVDAIPDRAPIVRIEEPGRDTKVTNTDEVTIAVQASDDLGVTSLELRYRVNGGAEQKVTMGSGSRRPRDARGAHTLFLEEMSLQPGDLVAYHAVAKDGAGLVGSSDVYFLEVRPFGKDYRQSDQRAQQQQQGGGGQPQGDSPDGFVARQREVVAGTFNWLRDSASTSDKQRRENMTTLAIAEGRLREEVDQLVQRLAERGVAAQDSTFAKIRTELKQATVELKGAEEQLGRVRGNDALGPEQRALQRLQRAEALYRDVQVQMGGGGGGGGGGGGGQQRAEDLADLFELENDKQRNQYETVQQQRAQDGAQPQVDESLERLRQLASRQQQENERMQRMAEAMRQRLAQEGGAAGATAGGSAAAGGKSSGSPSGNSGASGAQRELAKQAEEEARRLERLAREEDNQELQRAAQQLQQAADNMRRAATGSAAQGNAALEELNRATRNLEGARASGTTRGIQQLADKAQELEARQQQIAESVKGLQGASPGERAQRQQQVAQQKDRLSEEVRRLESDADRLSRAARREQPKAAGQIAGAADAIRDTRLADKIDFSKQVARSGSAEYAESFENQIGENLRDVSERLRNASGSLQGESAARGQERTLERTRDLVAGMESLRDRMAERGQQGGQQGQQGQQGQQGQQGQQGQQGQQGQQGQQGQQGQQGQQGQQGQQGQQGQQGQQGQQGQQGGRAGGAAQGAARGGGRPTNEMGQMGGSAPMGAPRGEAEQFAREMRLRRQTAEDLRREAAAQGVGTQDLDRAIQAMRELENSRAGGDPKGVEQLQTALLERLKDFEFSLYRAVAGTGEGRPAVGARTSAPAEYRQMVEEYYRALAGGRKKQ; encoded by the coding sequence ATGAGTCCCGATCGGCAGTTGCTCACCATTCTCAGCGCGCTGCGTCGTCAGTGGCGCCTGCGCGTGGGTGTTGAATCGTTGGTGTGGCTGGCCACTGCGGTGGTACTGGCCGTGCTGTCCGCCTTGTTGGTGACGCGCCTGTTCGCCGGGAGTGAGACCGGACCGGTGGTCGCACGGGCGGTTGGCTATGGGCTCATTGCCGGGGCGCTGGTGCGTGGATTGCTCATGCCGCTCCTGCGGCGGGCGTCCGACGAACGGTTTGCGTTGTACGTGGAGGAGCGCGAGCCCGCCCTCAAGCAGGCCCTGCTCACCGCGGTACAAGAGGCGCATGTTCCGGAGCGTGATCGTCCGTCGCCCACGCTGTCGGCGCGGTTGATGTCGCGGGCCGTGACGGCCATCCGGCCGCTCGAGTCGCAGATGTCCCTCGAGCGCCCGCAGATGATTCGCGCGGGCCAGCTCTTCGGTGCAGTGTCGCTGGGAGCCGCGGCACTGCTGATCTTTGGACCACAGGCGGTGCGAGACGGCGCCCGCGTGCTCTTCATGCCCTTCGGCACGGCGCAGGCCGCGGTGCCGGTGCGCATGTTGTCGGTGACCCCGGGCAACATGAGTGTCCCGCGCGGTGGTGCCATTGAAGTGGAAGCCGCACTGGTCGGCTTTGCGGCCTCGAATGCGGAGCTGGTGTTCCGTAGCGATAGCGCAGGCGCATGGCAGCGACTGCCCATGGCCCCCGACGCCGACTCGTCGCGCTTCAGTTCGCGTTTGTTCGATATTGTGCAGCCCACCGAGTACTACGTAGAGTCGGCCGATGTGAAGTCGGCGGTGTACACGCTCACGGTGAACGACCTGCCAGCAGTGTCGCGGGTGTCGCTGGATTTGCGGTATCCGGCTTATAGTGGCATGCCGGCCGAACACATTGAGGATACAGGAGACCTGGCCGCAGTCGTCGGCACCACCGTGACAGTGCGCGCCAAGGTGACGCGCGCCGTGGCTGGTGGCTCGTTGCGCTTTGATGATGGCCGCGCCGTGGCTATGACACGGGAGAGCGACAGCACCGTGGTGGGGAGCTTCACGGTACAGAAGAGCGGGTTCTATCACGTGGATCTGTCCACCGCTGATGGCACCATGGTGGCGGGTGGCGTGGAGTATGTGGTAGACGCCATCCCCGATCGCGCGCCCATTGTGCGCATTGAAGAGCCGGGGCGCGACACCAAAGTGACCAATACCGATGAAGTCACGATTGCCGTGCAGGCGTCGGACGATCTGGGAGTCACGTCGCTGGAGCTCCGCTATCGCGTGAATGGCGGCGCAGAACAGAAAGTGACCATGGGCAGTGGCTCGCGTCGTCCGCGTGATGCCCGCGGCGCGCACACGCTGTTCCTGGAGGAGATGTCGCTGCAGCCCGGTGATCTCGTGGCATACCACGCCGTAGCGAAGGACGGGGCCGGTCTGGTGGGGAGTAGTGATGTGTACTTCCTCGAAGTCCGCCCCTTTGGCAAAGACTATCGTCAGTCGGATCAGCGGGCGCAGCAGCAACAGCAGGGCGGCGGTGGGCAACCACAGGGTGATTCTCCTGATGGCTTTGTGGCGCGTCAGCGCGAAGTCGTCGCTGGCACCTTCAACTGGTTGCGCGACAGCGCCAGCACCAGCGACAAGCAGCGCCGGGAGAACATGACCACGCTGGCCATCGCCGAGGGGCGGTTGCGGGAAGAGGTGGACCAGCTGGTACAGCGCCTCGCCGAACGCGGCGTGGCGGCGCAAGACTCAACCTTTGCCAAGATTCGCACGGAGCTGAAGCAGGCCACCGTCGAGCTCAAAGGCGCCGAGGAGCAGCTGGGACGCGTGCGCGGCAATGATGCTCTGGGTCCTGAGCAGCGGGCGCTGCAGCGACTGCAGCGCGCCGAGGCGCTCTATCGCGATGTGCAGGTACAGATGGGTGGGGGCGGGGGCGGCGGGGGCGGTGGTGGCGGCGGACAGCAGCGCGCCGAAGACCTGGCCGATCTGTTTGAACTGGAGAACGACAAGCAGCGCAACCAGTACGAAACCGTTCAGCAGCAGCGCGCACAGGATGGCGCGCAGCCGCAGGTGGACGAATCGCTCGAGCGGTTGCGTCAGCTGGCGAGTCGTCAGCAGCAGGAGAACGAACGTATGCAGCGCATGGCCGAGGCCATGCGGCAGCGCCTGGCTCAGGAAGGGGGCGCAGCGGGTGCGACGGCCGGTGGTAGTGCCGCTGCCGGCGGGAAATCGTCGGGCAGCCCCAGCGGCAATAGCGGTGCCAGTGGGGCGCAGCGTGAACTGGCCAAACAGGCGGAAGAGGAAGCCCGTCGTCTGGAGCGACTGGCCCGCGAGGAAGACAATCAGGAACTGCAGCGGGCCGCGCAGCAGTTGCAGCAGGCGGCAGACAACATGCGCCGTGCCGCCACGGGATCGGCCGCGCAAGGCAATGCGGCACTCGAAGAACTGAATCGGGCAACCCGCAATCTCGAGGGCGCGCGCGCTTCGGGCACCACCCGTGGCATTCAGCAGCTGGCGGACAAGGCGCAGGAGTTGGAAGCGCGGCAGCAGCAGATTGCCGAGAGTGTAAAGGGGCTGCAGGGTGCGTCGCCCGGTGAACGGGCGCAGCGGCAGCAGCAGGTGGCACAGCAAAAGGATCGCTTGAGCGAAGAGGTGCGTCGCCTGGAGAGTGACGCGGATCGCCTGTCACGCGCGGCGCGCCGTGAGCAACCCAAGGCCGCTGGACAGATCGCCGGCGCTGCCGATGCCATTCGGGATACGCGTCTGGCGGACAAGATCGACTTCTCCAAGCAAGTCGCGCGCAGCGGCAGCGCGGAGTATGCGGAGTCGTTCGAGAATCAGATTGGCGAAAACCTGCGCGATGTGTCGGAGCGCTTACGGAACGCCTCCGGGTCACTACAGGGCGAATCGGCTGCTCGTGGGCAGGAGCGCACGTTGGAGCGTACGCGCGACCTGGTCGCCGGCATGGAGTCGCTGCGGGACCGCATGGCCGAGCGTGGCCAGCAAGGGGGGCAGCAGGGACAGCAAGGCCAGCAGGGGCAGCAGGGCCAGCAGGGCCAGCAGGGCCAGCAGGGCCAGCAGGGGCAGCAGGGCCAGCAGGGCCAGCAGGGCCAGCAGGGCCAGCAGGGCCAGCAGGGCCAGCAGGGACAGCAAGGACAGCAAGGACAGCAAGGACAGCAAGGACAACAGGGCGGCCGTGCCGGTGGTGCTGCACAGGGCGCGGCGCGCGGCGGCGGGCGCCCCACGAACGAGATGGGCCAGATGGGTGGTTCTGCACCCATGGGAGCGCCTCGTGGCGAGGCGGAGCAGTTTGCGCGCGAAATGCGGCTGCGCCGTCAAACGGCAGAAGACCTGCGCCGTGAAGCAGCCGCACAGGGCGTGGGCACGCAGGATCTCGACCGCGCCATTCAGGCCATGCGCGAACTGGAGAACAGCCGCGCCGGCGGCGACCCGAAGGGTGTGGAGCAGTTGCAGACGGCACTGCTGGAGCGACTCAAGGACTTTGAGTTCTCGCTGTACCGTGCCGTTGCCGGCACCGGTGAAGGGCGCCCGGCGGTCGGGGCGCGCACGAGCGCGCCGGCGGAGTACCGGCAGATGGTGGAGGAGTATTATCGGGCGCTCGCAGGGGGACGGAAAAAGCAGTAA
- a CDS encoding four helix bundle protein, with protein MSNTTQLRVLDAALHMVEEVHRESLLMPVERVPGLRAQLLRAVDAVPANIAEGARGSRSQFANFLRIARGSADEVAIHLQVARRAGAMSETAYWRCENSRVVVCKMLSRLIRTLDEHAAHAVNDAY; from the coding sequence ATGTCAAATACCACGCAACTACGCGTGCTGGACGCGGCGCTGCATATGGTGGAGGAGGTGCATCGGGAGAGCCTCCTCATGCCGGTAGAACGCGTACCCGGGCTGCGAGCACAATTACTGCGCGCCGTGGATGCGGTGCCGGCGAACATCGCCGAAGGGGCGCGGGGCTCTCGTTCGCAGTTTGCGAACTTTCTGCGCATCGCACGCGGCTCGGCCGACGAAGTCGCAATACACCTGCAAGTCGCCAGACGAGCGGGCGCCATGTCTGAGACGGCCTACTGGCGATGCGAAAACAGCCGAGTCGTCGTCTGCAAAATGCTCAGCCGACTCATTCGCACCCTCGACGAGCACGCCGCGCATGCCGTCAACGACGCGTACTGA